The window CCGCCGGATCAAGGGGAGACAACTTCTCCGCGCCGTCTTTTTTATGCCGACAGTAATCAGTACTGCCGTTATGGCTGTGGTTTTTTTCACGATCTTCAATTCATACAACGGAATTCTGAACCAGTTCCTGATCAAATTTAACATGTCATCCTCCGGCATCGACTGGCTGGGTCCGAAGCACGCCATGCTTACAGTGATTCTTGTGGCGGTATGGGGAGCGGTCGGCAACTATATGCTGCTGTTTCTGGCCGGACTGCAGAATATCCCTGAGGATGTTTACGAGAGCTCCTCTCTGGATGGGGCCAATAAAATACAGCAGTTCCGCTTCATAACGCTCCCCATGCTGGGACCTGTGCTGCAAATGGTCATTATGCTGGCAATCATCAATGCATTGAAAGGGTATGAGAGCATTATGGTCCTGACGGAAGGCGGTCCTGCCGGCAAAACGGAAGTGATGTTCCTGTATTTGTATAAGTTATTCTTTCCTGTCGGCGGCAGTTCTGCCTCAACCCAGGTGCAGGAGTTTGGATATGGCAGTGCGGTCGCGTTCGTTTCTGCGCTTATCGTGGGGATGATTTCCGTGATCTATTTCTATGCCTCCAGACGGATGAATCGGATCGATTGAGGAGAGATGTGATATGAGAACCAAAGAAATAACGGGTAAGACCGTATTATGGATTTTTTTGCTGGCATTTGCCTTCGTTACCTTGATTCCTGTAGTGATTACCATTCTGGGATCCTTCAAAACAAACATGGAACTGACTTCCGGCGCAACCTTCCTGCCGGGCAAATGGCAATTTTCCAACTATGGCGAAGCCTGGGATAAAGCCAACTTTTCCACGTATACCCTTAACAGTCTGATCGTCTCGCTGTCTACGGTAGCCGGTACGCTGCTGGTGGCCTCTATGGCTGCTTATGTAGTAGACCGGATGGACTTTTTTGGAAAAAAAATCTATATCGGCATCCAGTCCTTCACCATGTTCGTCGCTGTGGGGGCGGTGGTGCTGCGTCCGCAGTTCGATCTGATGGTCAAGCTGCATCTGCACAGCTCATTATGGGGTGTCATTCTAATTCTGATCTCTGCGCATGCTTCGATTTTCTTTATCCTGCTGAGCTTCATGAAGGGCATCCCGCGGGAGCTGGACGAAGCCGCAAGGATCGACGGAAGCTCACTGGGCCGCACCTTTTGGACAATTATCCTGCCGCTGCTCGGTCCAGGCCTTGGCGTTGGGGCGCTGTTCACCTTCCGCGGTGCATGGAATGAATATCTGCTGCCGCTCGTATTCACCATGACGAAGCCGGAGCTGCAGACGCTGACGGTGGGTCTGGCGAATCTGAAATACGGCATATCCGCAGCCTCTCAGACCCACTATATGATGGCCGGGGCCTGCTTGTCGATTCTTCCGATCCTCGTAGCTTATGTATTTGCCAATAAATCCTTTATGCAGATGACGGCGGGTTCCCTGAAGGGATAGACTCCTGCTGACATTGGCTATGTCATGACTAAACTGCGTATAACAATGACAATACGAATGTGTATATATTACTAGCAACAACCAGGAGGTTTTTCACAATGACAGTTCAGGTTCCCGCCATTCTTACTTCCAGTCCGCTGATTCACCGTTATCACGGCAATCCGGTACTGGATGCGTCTATGGTTCCTTATCCGACAGCACTAGTGTTTAACGCGGGTGTGACTAAATTTCGCGGCAAATATGTGATGGTGTTCCGCAACGACTACGGCTCCCTTGCTGAACAGACCATTGAGCCCCATCATACGACTGATCTGGGAATTGCCTTCAGCGATGACGGCATCCACTGGGAGGCCAGTCCGAAGAAATGCTTCAAGCTGCATGACGAAGAGATTATCCGCGCCTACGACCCGCGCCTGACGGTGATCGGGGATCGCTGCTATATGTGCTTTGCGGTCGATACCAAGCATGGCATCCGGGGCGGGATAGCGGTGACCGATGATTTTGAGGAGTTTGAAATTCTCAGCCTGTCGTCGCCTGATCTGCGCAACATGGTGCTGTTTCCGGAGAAAATAGGAGGCAACTACGTCCGCCTGGAACGTCCGTTTACCGTGTACAGCCGGGGCGGAAAGGACCGCTTCGACACCTGGATTTCCGAATCCCCGGATTTGAAATATTGGGGCAACTCCGATTTGCTGTTCGCTGTGGAGCATGTGCCGTTTGCCAATGATAAGGTGGGACCGGCGGCGCCCCCGGTGAAGACGGATCGTGGCTGGTTGACCACCTTCCATGCGGTAGATATTGATCCGGCGCGCGGTAAGCACGGCTGGGAGCCTTCGTGGAAAAAGCGGTATACCGCAGGCATTATGCTGCTGGATCTGGAGAACCCGAAGAAGATTATCGGGATGTGCAGGGAGCCGCTGCTCGCGCCAGAGGCCAGCTATGAGATTGACGGCGGCTTCCGCAATAATGTCATTTTTCCGGGCGGGATGATTCTGGAGGATGACGGCGAGGTCAAAATCTACTACGGCTCTGCTGATACGATCGAATGTCTGGCGACCGCACATGTGGATGACCTGATCTCCCTTTGTCTGAAAGGAAGATGAAGCAAAATGACTGCGCTATGGAATAAGCTGGTCAGCCCGCCTGCCGAATACCGCTCCGTTCCGCTCTGGTCCTGGAATGACAGGCTGGAGAAGGAGGAGCTGGAGCGGCAGATAGAAGAGATGCACGAAGCGGGCATCGGGGGATTCTTCATGCATGCCCGCGGCGGGCTGCGGACACCGTACATGGGCGGGGAATGGATGGAAGCGATCCGAATTTCGATTGAGAAAAGCCGCGAGCTGGGAATGAACGCCTGGTTCTATGACGAGAACGGCTGGCCCAGCGGTTTCGGGGGCGGAGAGGTCCCGGCCAAGGGGCTGGCTTACCAGCAGAAGCGGCTGGTCTGTGAACAGGCTCCCTTTCAGGGTACGCCCGAACGGACAATTGGCTGGTATGTCTTGGAGGCGGGTAACCGGAGCTACCGGCTGCTGCCTCCAGGTAAGGAAGCGGAGGCTGACCTTAGAATCTGCTATGAGGTCAATCCGTTCTATACGGATACGCTCAGCCGGATGGCAGTAAAAGAATTCATTCACACCACCTACGAGCGTTATTGGGAACAGTTCGGTGAAGATTATGGAGCAGAGCTTCATGGTGTGTTCACAGATGAGCCGCAGTTCGCACGCGGCGGTCTTCCATGGTCCTTCGAGCTGGAGGAGGCGTTTATCTCCCGCAAGGGCTATGATGTGAAGGAGGTGCTTCCTTCTTTGTTATTGGTAACAGAAGGCTGCCATAAAGCCAGATACGATTACTGGGAGACGGTGACCTTCATGTTTACACACGCTTATGCCAAGCAGATCGGGGACTGGTGCGCCGGCAAAGGCTGGTCGGCGACCGGCCATGTCGTTGATGAACAGGAGCTGATGCATCAGGTGACCTCCGTCGGCGATCCAATGGCCTTCTATGAGCATCTGCAGATTCCCGGCTGCGACTGGCTCGGCCGGTTCGTCGGGAGCGATCCGCTGGTGCCGAAGCAGGTCAGCTCGGTCGCCCGCCAGCTTGGCAAGAAGCGGACAATTACCGAGAGCTTTGGCTGCTCCGGGTGGAACGTCAGCTTTGCCGATCTGAAAAGAATCGGTGAATGGCAGTTTGTACATGGCATCAATCTGATGTGCCAGCATCTGCAGGGCTATTCACTGCAAGGACTGCGCAAGCGTGATTATCCGCCGTCCCTGTTCTATCAGCAGCCCTGGTGGGAAGATTATAAGGGCTTCAATGACTACTTCGCCAGGCTGTCCATGCTGCTCTCCGAAGGTGGCAGCCTGGCGGAGGTCTTGCTGATCCATCCGGTGCGGACCGCCTGGACCCTGCAATGCGGCGGGGACATGTCTGCGGTTGTTCCCTATCATGAGTCCTTCGCTCAGCTGACAAGATGGCTGTGCCAAGGCCTGATCGAGCATGATTACGGCAGTGAGAGTGTCATCGCCGGGCATGGGCGGGTCAGCGGCGGAAGCTTTATTGTCGGTGAAGCGAAATACCGTGTGGTCATTGTTCCGCCGTGTCTGACGCTGGATGAAGTTACAGTACAGCTTCTGGCCCAGTTCACTGCGGAGGGCGGCACGCTGATCGCTTTTGAGAATTATCCTGTGCTGATAAGCGGAAAGGAAGACAACGGGTTCGCGGACATTATGGCTGATGCAATCCTGCCGGATTGGAGCTGCGGGGCGGTGGTAGAGGCGGTATCGGGAGCCTCCGCGCCATTCATCCGGATCACGGATATAGACGGGGGGCGGGTTGCTGCGGATACCCTCAATGTGCGGACTATGGAGCTGGAGGGCTCACGTCTTTATTTCGTGGTGAATTCAGGGACGGATCACTATCCGCAGCTGCACGTTGAACTGTTCAGCCAGGGTGTAGTCTCCCTGATCAATCTGGAAACCGGAGAGATCGGTCCGGTTCGGCAGGAAACGCATCAGAAGAGCGTTGTCCTGCGCCTGCCGCTGCATCCCGGGCAATCCCTGATGCTCAAGCTTGATTCGCCGGCAGCTTCAACGGCAGAAGCTGTGAATGAACATCAGGCACCGGCGGATAAAAGAGAAGAAATTAGACCGGAGGAGGCTTATACTGTTGCGGAGCTTGGTCCTCTGTGGGAAGTCTCTAGTGTCGGCCTTAACAGCATAACCTTGGATAATGCCCGTCTGCGGATAGAGGGCGGGGAGTGGTCAGCACCTCAGCCGGTAATTTTTATCCAGGAGCAGCTGCTGGCTTATGGACGGCCCGTAGAGCTGGAGCTGGAATTTGATTTTGAGGTATCTTTTGATCCGCTGCGTCAGCGGGAGCTGTATCTGGTGCTGGAGCAGCCGGAGGGATACGGGATCTTCCTGAACGGTATTCCTGTATCCCTTGAGTACTGCGGCTGGTGGAGGGATATCTCCATGCGCAAGATTGACATTCAAGGAAGGGCTGTATCCGGCTTGAATACAATTCTATTGAAAACGGAGTTCCGCCCTTCGCCTGAGCTTTATGCAAGGCTGGAACGGGCCAAACAGTTTGAAGCGGAAGGCAACAAGCTTACCTTCGAACAGGAGATCGAAAGCATCTATGTGCTCGGTTCCTTCGGAGTTGAATCTGCAGCGGACTTTGAAGAAGCTGAGCGCCGGGCTGTCTGGACTTCAGGACCTTTTACCCTGACAGAAGTCCCCGGGCTGGTAACTTCAGGCGATCTCACGCGGCAGGGCTTTCCGTTTTTCGCCGGAAGCATCCATTTGCGCCAGTCACTTGAAATCGCGGCAGAGTCTATCTCTGAGGCTAAATGGTCATTTCAGGCTCCGCCGGATTCAATCGTCAGCAAGCTGCTCATTAACGGCATCTGTGTACGAACCTTCCTGTGGGAGCCGTATGAAGCGGATATTGCACCGTATCTTCACTCCGGCTGTAATGACATAGAGCTGATACTGACAGGCAGCTGCCGCAATCTGCTGGGGCCACATCACCATATCAAAGGCGAAGTGTATAAGGTGGGTCCGGACAGCTACAAGGACAAACCGGGCTGGACGGATAAGGATTTAGCGCCGGACACACATGTATACCAGGACCTTTATGCCTTTGTCCGTTTTGGACTGGCGGCTGCCCCGCAGATATTCATAAGATGATTACAGAAGGATCTCCTAGCGGGGATCCTTTTTCAGCGGTTCTGCTTGCGGTATTGCAAGGGAGAACGTTTGGCAATGCCCTTGAAGACTCGGCCGAAGTGGGCAATGCTGTCAAACCCGGTATCCTCTGCGATCCGCGTGACTGAATCACTGCTCTCCCGTAGCCGCCGCTGCGCTTCCTGGACACGGATCGTGTTCAGATATTCCACGATGGTGAAGCCGGTTGTCTGTTTGAACAGGCGGCAGAGATAAGGAATGCTGATGTAAAACCGTTCTGACAGTTCCTCTAGGGTTACTGTCCGGCGATAATGGGCCTGCAGGTATTCAATAATGTCATAAACTTTCCGCTGCTTCTCATTATTGGCCGGAGCGATGGCTGCCCGGGCACTCTCGCGGATTCTATTCATTTGAATTAACATTTGCACCAGCAGGCTCTGCAAGTAGGGAAGCTGCTGGGTACATTGCTCCTGCTGCTCTTTCAGCATGGCAAACAGGATATTCTCGATTCTGCCCTGTTCATGGACATCCGGGCGGAGCAGCAGGCATTGTTCACTGAAGAAGGGGAAGGCCAGCTCCATGCCGCCGGGCATCCCCTGAAGAAATTCCTGGCGGAAATTGATCAGGATACGCTCATGCCGGACAGTGCCTTTGGCCATCGTTCGGTGAAGCTCATTACGGTTAATGAAGATCAGATCGCCTTGGCGCAGGGCGTAGACCAGGTTATTGATATAGTAGTTTCGTTCTCCGGCCAGCAGATAATAAATTTCATAGGTATCGTGAAAATGGTCGGTGTCCATGCTGAAGGCGCCGGCTCTTTTGATTTGCTCCACATAAAACTGGAATTCCTGCTTCTCTTCCTGCACACTCTTTTGCTCCTTTCGATTAGGATAATATATGCATAATTTGGCTGGTTTTCAGCAAGAATCGTTTAGAAAAGGATGTATCTTATACTATACAATATACCTAGTAAACGCATTCAAAACAATAAGCGATGGAGTGATTGGAATGGGCAAGCGTAAATATGCATTTGTTGGTACCGGCGGCCGCGCCGAGTTTTTTTATGGAGAGATTACACGCCATTATCTTGAAACCTCGGAGATCGTCGGCTTCTGCGATGTCAACGGTGCGAGAATGGCCTATGCCAATACGCTGCTGGAAGAGAAATACGGCTATCATGCGGTTCCGGTCTACAAGGCGCATGAGTTTGACACTATGATCGCTGAGACCCAGCCGGATACAGTCATCGTCACCAGCATTGACCGTACACATCACCGCTATATTATCCGGGCGATGGAGCTGGGCTGCGACGTGATCTCCGAGAAGCCGATGACTACAGACGAAGAGAAGTGTAAGGAGATTCTTGATGCCGTAGAGCGCACCGGGAAGAAGCTGCGGGTCACCTTCAACTACCGCTATGCACCGCATAACACCAAAATCCGCGAGCTCCTGATGGATGGGGCGATCGGCGAGGTGCTCTCCGTTAACTTCGAATGGCTGCTCAATACGCAGCACGGGGCAGATTATTTCCGCAGATGGCACCGCGATAAGCGCAACAGCGGAGGGCTGCTGGTCCACAAATCGACGCATCATTTCGACCTGATGAATTTCTGGCTGGGCTCGCAGCCGGACACGGTGTTTGCGATGGGCGATCTGCGCTTTTACGGCCGGGAGAATGCTGAGAAGCGCGGTGTTACTGAATTTTATCAGCGTGTACACGGAAGTGCTGCGGCAGAGAATGATCCGTTTGCTCTGCATTTGAAGGACAATGAGCAGCTGAAGCGGATGTATCTGGACACCGAGCATGAGGACGGATATCTGCGTGACCAGAGTGTATTCGGCGACAATATAAGCATTGAGGACACGATGGGCGTCATGGTCAAATACAAGAACAAAGCAATTATGAACTATTCACTCAATGCATATCTGCCTTGGGAGGGCTTTAATGTTGTGTTTAACGGCACTAGGGGACGTATGGAAGTAAAGGTCATTGAGCAGTCCTATGTTAATGCCGGTGGCGGCAAGGAGCAGGAGGGGGCGGTAAAAGACAAACAGATTACGGTGTATCCGCAGTTTGCTGCGCCGTACGAGGTGGAGATTGAAGAAGGCGCCGGCGGACACGGAGGCGGTGATCCGGTGATGCTGCGGGATATTTTTGAGCGCCCGGCCGATGACCGTTTCCACCGGGCAGCTTCCCATATTGACGGTGCCTGGTCGATTATGACCGGCATCGCCGCCAACCGTTCGATCGCAACCGGCCTGCCGGTGAAGGTTGACCAGCTGATAAAGCTGTAGAATAGAAGCTGTTACAACAAAAGTTTCCACCTGCTAATGAACCTAAGTCATTCATACTTTAAATAATAAGGGCCGGTCCGGGCAGTCATTTTATGACTATGTCGGACGGCTCTTATTGTTTTTTTAACGGATCTTTTTGTAGAGATAGGACCTATTACATAGCAATTTGTCGATATTTGTTAAGAGATTGTTTAGAGCTACCTGTTAATATGTTTTTCAGGCATGAAAATAGGTAATTAGTATTAATTGATCAGGAGGAAAAGTAGGATGAAGAAAAAGCGTCTTTTTTCAGCGGTCTTATCACTTGTCACAACCGTCAGCCTGAGTCTGGGCTCTTTCGCAGGTGCCGGAGTAGTCAGCGCACAGTCGGACTCGAGTGCGTACGGTGAGGTTCTGGTCAGCGATACCAGTAACTCTGACTGGACGATAGCCCCAGGCAATACCTCAAGAAATCTGGCTGTGTCGCCGGACGGGTCTATTTATGCCGTATATAACGGCGGTGATGAAATCCGTGTTGCCAAGAGCACAGACAACGGCAAGACGTTCCAGCCCAGCGTTCTGGCAGCCACAGGCAGCTTTGAGCCGGAAATCGCCGTATCCTCGTCAGGGACGGTATATGTTGTAGGCATAAATGAAAGTGCTGGTGTGCTGGTTAAAAGCACCGATGGCGGTAAAACCTTCAGCGATCCAATCGCGGTTGGCGCGTTTTTAGGTACCTCTGCACATATGGCTGTAGATGGAAGTTATATTTATGTAACGTCCCCTTCAGGCAGCACTCTTTATTACAGCAGCAATGAGGGGACAACCTTCAACAATTATGATTTTAACGAATCCTATGTGTTTACCGATCTGCACGTTGATCCGCAGACTGGAAATTTGATTGTACAGAAGGATAATCCTTCCCTTAAATATTATGTCAGCAAGGATCATGGGCAAAGCTTTGGAACGCCTGTAATTCCGGAGAAAAATGTATTCTTTTCTGTTGGGGCATTATCCGCCGGCAGCAAGGGCCAGTATCTGTTTGTAGCGGGTTCTGATTCCAATATGGTCCGCATGAATATCGGGGACGGAACCGTGACTGATCTAATGGGTGGAAATAATATGAGCTCACAGGGACGTTCGCTGAGCGCGGACAGTTACGGCAATGTCGTGACCGGATTCAGCAACGGTTCCTCCGTGTTCTTCAGCGTCAGCCAGGATCTGGGTGCAAACCTGTCCTCCCCTGTTGAAGTCGCGGCTACAAGCATTGCCAATGCAGCGATTAATACCACAAACGGAGATATTATGTACCTGTATGAAAAAAGCGGAAAAATTTATTTGAAGGTGTATCAGGGACTTCTGAGCGGATACAAATTGTATCTCTCCAATACGAATCTGTACTTCAACTATCCAACGCAGAAGAAAGTATCCGTTACAGTAACCAATACCTCGGATGCTCCGCTCAAAATTGGTGAAGTGTTGATTAACGGTGATTTTAAAATCACAGACAATACGGTTCCTCCCGAGCTTGCTCCAGGGGAGAGCGGAATTATTGAAGTCCAGTACTCCCCGCAGGGAGCAGGTTCCTCTAACGGAGCACTGACGCTGAAAGTAGACGGTGAACCAGACCGGGTGGTTCTGTTGAGCGGGATTAGCGAAGCAGCGGCAGGAAGCTCAGCGCCGCAAGTAGAAGATGTAACAGCCAATTCTACAACGGATATTGTGACTGTTAAGAAGGTACCAGCCGGCACCAAGGTAACTGTCTACGCAGCCGATGGCGTGACCGTGCTGGGAACAGCCACGAATGAAGCGGGAACAGCTGGGGAAGTGGCAATAGCAATTCCTGCAGGGTTAACGGCCGGAGATACCGTCAAAGTCAGCCTGATTGAGCCGGATTTGACGGAGAGTACACTGACGGATATCACTGCACACAATGAAGTAACAAGTGCACCCGCAGCGGCGGATGTTACTGCAAATGCTACAACGGATACTGTGACTGTAAAGAAGGTACCAGCCGGTGCCGAGGTTACTGTCTACGCAGCCGATGGCGTTACCGTGCTGGGAACGGCCAAGAATGAAGCAGGAACATCCGGGGAAGTAACCGTATCGGTTCCGGCAGGATTACAATCCGGGGATGTAATCAAAGTTAGCCTGACCGAACCGGAAAAGACGGAGAGTCCGCTGACGGACATCACTGCGCATAGTGAAGTAACAAGTGCACCCGCAGCGGCGGATGTTACTGCCAATGCTACAAAGGATACTGTGACTGTGACAAAGGTACCAGCCGGTGCCGAGGTTACTGTCTACGCAACCGATGGTGTTACCGTGCTGGGAACGGCCAAGAATGAAGCGGAAACATCCGGGGAAGTAACTGTGCCGGTTTCGGCAGGATTACAATCCGGGGATGTGATCAAAGTCAGCCTGACCGAACCGGAAAAGTCGGGGAGTCCGCTGACAGACATCACTGCTCATAGTGAAGTAACAAGTGTACCCGCAGCGGCGGATATGACCGCCAATGCTACAAAGGATACTGTGACTGTGACGAAGGTACCAGCCGGTGCCAAGGTTACTGTCTACGCAGCCGATGGTGTTACCGTGCTGGGAACGGCCAAGAATGAGGCGGAAACATCCGGGGAAGTAACCGTGCCGGTTCCGGCAGGATTAAAATCCGGGGATGTAATCAAAATAAGCCTGACCGAACGGGAAATGTCGGAGAGTCCGTTGACGGACATCACTGCGCACAATGAAGTAACCAGTGCACCCGCAGCGGTAGGAATTACTGCCAATGCTACAAAGGATGCTGTAACTGTGACGAAGGTACCAGCCGGTGCCGAGGTTACTGTCTACGCAGCCGATGGTGTTACCGTGCTGGGAACGGCCAAGAATGAGGCGGAAACATCCGGGGAAGTAACCGTGCCGGTACAGGCAGGATTACAATCCGGGGATGTGGTCAAAGTCAGTCTGACCGAACGGGAAATGTCGGAGAGTCCGCTGACGGACATCACTGCTCATAGTGAAGTAACAAGTGCACCCGCAACGGCGGATGTTACTGCAAATGCTACAACGGATACTGTGACTGTAAAGAAGGTACCAGCCGGTGCCGAGATTACTGTCTACGCAGCCGATGGCGTGACCGTGCTGGGAACAGCCAAGAATGAAACGGAAACATCCGGGGAAGTAACCGTATCGGTTCCGGCAGGATTACAATCCGGGGATGTAATCAAAGTTAGCCTGACCGAACCGGAAAAGACGGAGAGTCCGCTGACGGACATCACTGCGCATAGTGAAGTAACAAGTGCACCCGCAGCGGCGGATATGACCGCCAATGCTACAACGGATACTGTGACTGTAAAGAAGGTACCAGCCGGCACCAAGGTAACTGTCTACGCAGCCGATGGCGTGACCATGCTGGGAACAACCACGAATGAAGCGGGAACAGCTGGGGAAGTGGCAATAGCAATTCCTGCAGGGTTAACGGCCGGGGATGTAATCAAAGTCAGCCTGACTGAGCCGGAATTGACGGAGAGTACACTGACGGACATCACTGCGCATAGTGAAGTAACAAGCACACCGGCAGCGGCGGATATTACCGCCAATGCAACTTCATCTACTGTCACTGTGAAGAATGTGCCGGTGGGCGCTACAGTTACAGTCTACGGGGAAGACGGACTTAATGTACTGGGAACTGCAGTTAATGAGAGCGGAAGCCCGGCTGAACTGATAATTACGATAGCTTCCGGACTAGCTGACGGTCAGATTCTAAAGGTCGGGACATGGGAGCTTGGCAAGGATCCAAGCCCGCTCACCGAGATTCCTGCAGCCTATGAGCCTACTCAGGCGCCTGCTGCCGGAAATCTGATTGCTAATGCTACAACTGGTGTTGTTACAGTAAACAACGTTCCAGCCAATGTCACGGCTTCCGTATATGCGGAGGATGGGACTACGCTGCTGGGTACAAGCTTCAATGATACCGGAGCTCTGGCTGAATTCCATTTCGCCGTGAAGGGTCTGGAGCCGGGGCAGATCGTGAAGATCAGTTTCACGGAAACGAACAAAGCACAAAGCGCCAAGGTAGAAGTTGCCGCTGTCTATGAGCAGTCTGCTCAGCCGCTGGCAGGCAACATTGTAATCAGTGCTGCACAAGGCAAGTTCACTGTGAACCAGGTGCCGGCCGGAGCTGTTGTTTCCATCTACAGCAAGGAAGGCAAGCTGCTTGCCAGTGCAACCAATACCGGGGCAGTGGCCGGACCGCTGACCTTTACAGAAATAGCGCTGACTGAAGGAGATACTCTAACTGTAACTCTTACAGAGAAGTTGAAGACAGAAAGTGCACCACTAAGTGTTACCGTAGCGATCAAGTCAGCGGACGTGGTGAATGAAGCTTCCAAAACACTTCAAATCGGCTACGCCGCAGGCGAAACCTGGGAGAATGTTCTGACTTCACTGTCCCTGCCATCTACCGGAGGCTTCGGTACACAGGTCAGCTGGACTTCCAGTAAGCCGCAGGTTATTGAGATTCCGGCAGCAACGGACAGCAGCATCAATGCCGTTGTATACCGCAGTGCCCAGGATGAGGCAGTAGTTCTCAGCGCGACCGTCAGCCGCGACGGTGAAGCGAAAACCCGTACCTTCCTGGTTGTTGTAACAGCCAGCGGGGCAATCAAGGTCGAGGACACGAGCAATATCCGCAATGTCAAAGTGAAGGATCAGTCGGACAACACAGCACTGGTTCCGGTCAAACGAATCAACGTTACTTCAGCAGATGGTACTAGTTCGAAAATGGATAAGGTAGTATTTGATTCGGCTAAGGCACAAGAGATTGTCACTGCTTCTGTACCTGGCCACAACAATTCATCTACGATCTACATTGATGAGTTGCCGGGCGATACTGCTGATGAAATTGCAGTTGAAATTCCGGCAACAACGCTTGCACTACTCGGTGCGAATAGCTTCAACTTGAATATCCAAAGTGATTATTCGACCATTTCCCTGGATGCAGCTACTCTGCAGTCCATGATGGCGGACAATCTGGATCTGTATTTCCGGATCGTGCCTGCCCGCAATGCAGAAGACTCGAAGAACCAGGTTCCTTCGTCCTATAATAACCAGAACCTGAAGGCGCTCAGCCCGCCGCTGGATATTGAGACCAACTATACCGGCTATAATACACAGCTAATGCTTCCATTTGCCAAAAACGGTGTGGATGTAAGTACCATGAATGCCAGCAGCCTTGCTGTATATATTGTGCACAGCGACGGTACGATTGAGCTGTCCAAAGGCACTGTCGTAAACAACGATAAGAACGAACCATATGGCATCTCGTTTGACATTTCTAAATTTAGCAGCTTTAGTATTGTAGAGACCAGTTCCTCCCTCCCTGGCAGCATCGTCACTGGGCCTGCTACACCTGCTACACCTGCTGCACCTGTAGTAGTACCTAATGGTGCAGGAACAGCAACTGCAACAGATGCAGTCTATTCCCATGCAGCTTATATCAAGGGCTATG of the Paenibacillus pedocola genome contains:
- a CDS encoding carbohydrate ABC transporter permease, producing MRTKEITGKTVLWIFLLAFAFVTLIPVVITILGSFKTNMELTSGATFLPGKWQFSNYGEAWDKANFSTYTLNSLIVSLSTVAGTLLVASMAAYVVDRMDFFGKKIYIGIQSFTMFVAVGAVVLRPQFDLMVKLHLHSSLWGVILILISAHASIFFILLSFMKGIPRELDEAARIDGSSLGRTFWTIILPLLGPGLGVGALFTFRGAWNEYLLPLVFTMTKPELQTLTVGLANLKYGISAASQTHYMMAGACLSILPILVAYVFANKSFMQMTAGSLKG
- a CDS encoding AraC family transcriptional regulator; this encodes MQEEKQEFQFYVEQIKRAGAFSMDTDHFHDTYEIYYLLAGERNYYINNLVYALRQGDLIFINRNELHRTMAKGTVRHERILINFRQEFLQGMPGGMELAFPFFSEQCLLLRPDVHEQGRIENILFAMLKEQQEQCTQQLPYLQSLLVQMLIQMNRIRESARAAIAPANNEKQRKVYDIIEYLQAHYRRTVTLEELSERFYISIPYLCRLFKQTTGFTIVEYLNTIRVQEAQRRLRESSDSVTRIAEDTGFDSIAHFGRVFKGIAKRSPLQYRKQNR
- a CDS encoding carbohydrate ABC transporter permease, whose amino-acid sequence is MNKTKNAAFAYSYLLPSAILTLVLGIYPIAWAFRYMFYNYKGYGAARFTGLDNFTRIMHDTQFWDSVVNTFVYAGGKLLLSIPLSLLLAAILNRRIKGRQLLRAVFFMPTVISTAVMAVVFFTIFNSYNGILNQFLIKFNMSSSGIDWLGPKHAMLTVILVAVWGAVGNYMLLFLAGLQNIPEDVYESSSLDGANKIQQFRFITLPMLGPVLQMVIMLAIINALKGYESIMVLTEGGPAGKTEVMFLYLYKLFFPVGGSSASTQVQEFGYGSAVAFVSALIVGMISVIYFYASRRMNRID
- a CDS encoding glycosyl hydrolase; amino-acid sequence: MTALWNKLVSPPAEYRSVPLWSWNDRLEKEELERQIEEMHEAGIGGFFMHARGGLRTPYMGGEWMEAIRISIEKSRELGMNAWFYDENGWPSGFGGGEVPAKGLAYQQKRLVCEQAPFQGTPERTIGWYVLEAGNRSYRLLPPGKEAEADLRICYEVNPFYTDTLSRMAVKEFIHTTYERYWEQFGEDYGAELHGVFTDEPQFARGGLPWSFELEEAFISRKGYDVKEVLPSLLLVTEGCHKARYDYWETVTFMFTHAYAKQIGDWCAGKGWSATGHVVDEQELMHQVTSVGDPMAFYEHLQIPGCDWLGRFVGSDPLVPKQVSSVARQLGKKRTITESFGCSGWNVSFADLKRIGEWQFVHGINLMCQHLQGYSLQGLRKRDYPPSLFYQQPWWEDYKGFNDYFARLSMLLSEGGSLAEVLLIHPVRTAWTLQCGGDMSAVVPYHESFAQLTRWLCQGLIEHDYGSESVIAGHGRVSGGSFIVGEAKYRVVIVPPCLTLDEVTVQLLAQFTAEGGTLIAFENYPVLISGKEDNGFADIMADAILPDWSCGAVVEAVSGASAPFIRITDIDGGRVAADTLNVRTMELEGSRLYFVVNSGTDHYPQLHVELFSQGVVSLINLETGEIGPVRQETHQKSVVLRLPLHPGQSLMLKLDSPAASTAEAVNEHQAPADKREEIRPEEAYTVAELGPLWEVSSVGLNSITLDNARLRIEGGEWSAPQPVIFIQEQLLAYGRPVELELEFDFEVSFDPLRQRELYLVLEQPEGYGIFLNGIPVSLEYCGWWRDISMRKIDIQGRAVSGLNTILLKTEFRPSPELYARLERAKQFEAEGNKLTFEQEIESIYVLGSFGVESAADFEEAERRAVWTSGPFTLTEVPGLVTSGDLTRQGFPFFAGSIHLRQSLEIAAESISEAKWSFQAPPDSIVSKLLINGICVRTFLWEPYEADIAPYLHSGCNDIELILTGSCRNLLGPHHHIKGEVYKVGPDSYKDKPGWTDKDLAPDTHVYQDLYAFVRFGLAAAPQIFIR
- a CDS encoding glycoside hydrolase family 130 protein, translating into MTVQVPAILTSSPLIHRYHGNPVLDASMVPYPTALVFNAGVTKFRGKYVMVFRNDYGSLAEQTIEPHHTTDLGIAFSDDGIHWEASPKKCFKLHDEEIIRAYDPRLTVIGDRCYMCFAVDTKHGIRGGIAVTDDFEEFEILSLSSPDLRNMVLFPEKIGGNYVRLERPFTVYSRGGKDRFDTWISESPDLKYWGNSDLLFAVEHVPFANDKVGPAAPPVKTDRGWLTTFHAVDIDPARGKHGWEPSWKKRYTAGIMLLDLENPKKIIGMCREPLLAPEASYEIDGGFRNNVIFPGGMILEDDGEVKIYYGSADTIECLATAHVDDLISLCLKGR